In the genome of Magnolia sinica isolate HGM2019 chromosome 2, MsV1, whole genome shotgun sequence, one region contains:
- the LOC131236524 gene encoding alcohol dehydrogenase 1: protein MSSGTAGQVIRCRAAVAWEAGKPLVMEEVEVAPPQAMEVRIKILFTSLCHTDIYFWEAKGQTPVFPRILGHEAGGIVESVGEGVTDLEPGDHVLPVFTGECKECDHCKSEESNMCNLLRINTDRGVMIGDGQSRFSINGKPIYHFVGTSTFSEYTVVHVGCLAKINPAAPLDKVCVLSCGISTGLGATLNVAKPKSGSSVAIFGLGAVGLAAAEGARIAGASRIIGVDLNANRFNEAKKFGVTEFINPKEHDKPVQEVIAEMTNGGVDRSVECTGNVNAMISAFECVHDGWGVAVLVGVPHKDAVFKTHPMNVLNERTLKGTFFGNYKPRSDIPSVVEKYMNKELELEKFITHEVPFSEINKAFDYMLQGEGIRCIIRMDG from the exons ATGTCGTCTGGCACAGCGGGTCAGGTTATCCGATGCAGAG CTGCGGTAGCATGGGAAGCAGGGAAGCCGTTGGTGATGGAAGAAGTGGAAGTTGCCCCTCCACAGGCCATGGAAGTCCGTATAAAGATTCTCTTCACTTCCCTCTGTCACACAGACATTTACTTCTGGGAAGCTAAG GGGCAGACACCTGTATTCCCTCGCATCCTTGGCCATGAAGCTGGAGG GATTGTAGAGAGTGTTGGAGAGGGTGTCACAGATCTTGAACCAGGCGACCATGTACTCCCTGTGTTCACAGGAGAATGCAAGGAATGTGACCACTGCAAATCAGAGGAAAGCAACATGTGTAACCTCCTTAGGATAAACACGGACAGAGGAGTGATGATTGGTGATGGGCAGTCTAGGTTCTCCATCAATGGGAAGCCTATCTACCATTTTGTAGGAACCTCCACTTTCAGCGAATACACTGTAGTCCATGTCGGTTGTCTCGCCAAGATCAACCCTGCTGCTCCTCTTGATAAAGTTTGTGTTCTTAGCTGCGGTATCTCAACAG gtCTTGGTGCTACTTTGAATGTTGCAAAACCCAAAAGCGGTTCCAGTGTTGCTATTTTCGGGTTGGGAGCAGTCGGCCTTGCT GCCGCAGAAGGGGCAAGGATTGCTGGAGCTTCAAGGATTATTGGTGTTGATCTAAACGCGAACAGATTCAATGAAG CCAAGAAGTTCGGTGTTACAGAGTTTATAAACCCAAAAGAACATGATAAACCAGTTCAAGAG GTGATTGCCGAGATGACTAACGGAGGAGTAGACCGTAGCGTCGAATGTACTGGAAACGTCAATGCCATGATATCTGCATTCGAATGTGTTCATGAT GGTTGGGGTGTTGCTGTGcttgttggtgtaccacacaaggATGCCGTGTTCAAAACTCATCCCATGAATGTGTTGAATGAGAGGACTCTTAAGGGAACCTTCTTTGGAAACTATAAACCACGCTCTGATATTCCTTCAGTTGTGGAGAAATACATGAACAAG GAACTTGAATTGGAGAAATTCATCACACATGAAGTCCCATTTTCTGAAATCAACAAAGCCTTCGACTATATGCTTCAAGGGGAGGGCATTCGTTGCATCATTCGCATGGATGGATAG